From one Leptospira kanakyensis genomic stretch:
- a CDS encoding EboA domain-containing protein: protein MANLSTNFSQFLFEQCTNKEREWLEEKVKSNLLDLMTAFVAAPRFLSKKNISYDSRSRGSLISQLTSFEVNGWNLVRLARVWLLLHLPSEPKEQYIKNIETLFDTAELNELVALYSALPLLSYPTEWLPRATDAVRSNMGFVFDSIALQNPYPELYFPEPAWNQLVLKTIFNGKPIHRIYGINRRRNEDLSIAVFDFIGERSAAGREVPISVWMLISGFTMESMIPKLFVMFSSEVQTEKEAAALVCYESKDPKIRSLLTKYPDLELSIQNGDLDWSKLEPIPE, encoded by the coding sequence ATGGCAAATCTTTCCACAAATTTTTCTCAATTCCTTTTTGAACAATGTACAAATAAAGAACGTGAATGGTTAGAAGAAAAAGTCAAATCGAATCTTTTAGATTTAATGACAGCCTTTGTTGCTGCTCCACGGTTTTTATCTAAAAAAAATATATCCTATGATTCTAGGTCTAGAGGAAGTTTGATTTCTCAGTTGACAAGTTTCGAAGTAAACGGATGGAATTTGGTTCGTTTAGCGAGGGTTTGGTTACTTTTGCATTTGCCTTCAGAGCCGAAAGAACAATATATAAAAAATATTGAAACATTATTTGATACCGCAGAATTAAACGAATTAGTAGCATTGTATTCCGCATTACCACTTTTGTCTTATCCTACAGAATGGTTACCCAGGGCCACCGATGCCGTTCGTTCCAATATGGGATTTGTATTTGATTCCATTGCCTTACAAAATCCTTATCCCGAACTTTATTTTCCAGAACCTGCATGGAACCAACTCGTGCTCAAAACCATTTTTAATGGAAAACCAATCCATCGGATTTACGGAATCAATCGACGAAGGAACGAGGATCTGTCCATTGCTGTTTTTGATTTTATTGGTGAACGTTCTGCGGCAGGAAGAGAGGTTCCTATATCCGTTTGGATGTTGATCAGTGGATTTACAATGGAGTCGATGATCCCAAAATTGTTTGTTATGTTTTCATCTGAAGTCCAAACAGAAAAAGAAGCAGCGGCTCTAGTCTGTTATGAATCAAAAGATCCAAAAATTCGTTCATTGTTAACAAAGTATCCAGACTTAGAATTATCGATACAAAATGGAGACTTGGATTGGTCTAAACTAGAACCTATCCCTGAATAA
- a CDS encoding TatD family hydrolase: MCQNSNNQTKNPSHFESTDPTDESPTHRDLLWEDYRNLIKDMRFFDPHIHMVSRTTDDYQMMAKAGIVAIIEPAFWVGQPRTGLASFKDYYSSLVGWERFRSSQFGIKHYCTMGLNSREANNERLAEEVMEILPLFAYKEGVVGIGEIGFDDQTALEEKYYRLQLDLAKKTNLPVQIHTPHRDKKRGTERSMSIALEHGLDPSFVVVDHNNEETVKSVLDQGFWAAFTIYPFTKMGNERMVAVVEKYGPERIMINSSADWGISDPLAIPKTAALMKQRGIPIDVIRKVTYQNAIDAFAKSGQIDVADFETESKPDPSAKFHGNSILRGGQQPVMNKNSLLIE, translated from the coding sequence ATGTGCCAAAACTCAAACAATCAAACAAAAAATCCTTCTCATTTTGAATCGACGGATCCAACCGACGAATCGCCAACACATAGAGATTTATTGTGGGAGGATTATCGGAACCTAATCAAAGATATGCGGTTTTTTGATCCACATATTCATATGGTATCCAGAACCACCGATGACTACCAAATGATGGCAAAAGCTGGAATTGTTGCTATCATTGAACCTGCTTTTTGGGTGGGCCAACCGAGAACCGGTCTTGCTAGTTTTAAAGATTATTACAGTAGTCTGGTTGGTTGGGAAAGATTTCGTTCTTCTCAATTCGGAATCAAACATTATTGTACGATGGGTCTAAATTCCAGAGAAGCAAATAACGAACGTCTTGCGGAAGAAGTGATGGAGATTTTACCACTTTTTGCCTACAAAGAGGGAGTTGTTGGTATCGGTGAAATTGGTTTTGATGACCAAACAGCCTTAGAGGAAAAATACTACAGATTACAACTAGATCTTGCCAAAAAAACAAATTTACCAGTACAAATCCATACTCCACACCGAGATAAAAAAAGAGGAACAGAAAGGAGTATGTCCATTGCTTTAGAACATGGATTAGATCCTTCCTTTGTTGTTGTGGATCATAATAATGAAGAAACCGTTAAGTCAGTGTTAGACCAAGGTTTTTGGGCTGCATTTACTATCTATCCATTCACTAAAATGGGGAATGAAAGGATGGTGGCTGTGGTGGAGAAGTATGGGCCTGAAAGGATTATGATCAATTCAAGTGCGGATTGGGGAATCTCTGACCCACTTGCCATCCCCAAAACAGCTGCTCTAATGAAACAAAGAGGGATTCCTATAGATGTCATTCGTAAGGTCACTTATCAAAATGCCATTGATGCCTTTGCAAAAAGTGGACAAATTGATGTCGCAGATTTTGAAACAGAATCAAAGCCAGATCCAAGTGCCAAGTTTCATGGTAATTCCATCCTTCGCGGTGGCCAACAACCAGTGATGAATAAAAATTCTTTGTTAATCGAATAA
- a CDS encoding alginate export family protein, which translates to MYAYNQRMVMGLVSLGFFLFTSALPLDAQFITPVKKEVPETPPPPPPQQQPPPPPVPPEEPAEYVSPLKGNLTGEYLKSLQVTAKQRKALQENTNLWFADRFRVGFGIRPKADSLYNTDFDRSTSDNRNTVSNQTQFYLIGDLSPNIAFKLSFQDVRLWGGEIVNGSSDQKFGVIPNSGNLIDTSKQREVAINNYTGFREAFLDLKTTNQMFRVRTGRQILDYGDGRILGSRNDSLNGNSFDAIRSTITVQKHSLDFFGAIIGSENNSNSMVSNNSTRVGGVGNASYYGAHYGFKPWEWLGIEVYNFTLYKQKLKATNTTANYGSDIYYRGPDQLNTSGFRLTNRTKGNMITSETGIDWMVEAAWQTGFTGERSSPTWINQTGALTTDKKTGEPPPHSSPVQYKANIVAVQLGYTPVKEFRIGIQYVQASGDPNRNDGSVATYNPLFATRRMAGGGLPFAGNGNSGLVFWQNIKDYSIHIKYESSKWGTFIINPHWYYKVKLQDGYYDNNNYVAGSKATGETASTEDYFNTEAYNPNRPKLGRHVATEINFIYIVTPFENVSFWFGASSLYAGDAIRNQKNNPYETDPYHRYDFKPNSSYFTLQSVFAI; encoded by the coding sequence ATGTACGCTTACAATCAGCGAATGGTAATGGGTCTTGTGTCGCTAGGGTTTTTCCTATTCACGTCTGCGTTGCCATTGGATGCTCAGTTCATTACTCCGGTAAAAAAAGAAGTTCCTGAAACTCCCCCACCACCTCCTCCACAACAACAACCGCCTCCACCTCCCGTTCCTCCAGAAGAACCGGCAGAGTATGTAAGCCCTCTCAAAGGAAATTTAACCGGAGAATATTTAAAAAGCCTACAGGTCACCGCCAAACAAAGAAAGGCGCTGCAAGAAAATACGAATTTATGGTTTGCAGATCGATTCCGAGTTGGATTTGGAATTCGACCCAAAGCAGATTCTTTATATAACACGGATTTTGATAGATCCACATCAGACAATCGGAATACAGTCAGTAACCAAACTCAGTTTTATTTAATAGGAGACTTATCACCTAACATTGCATTCAAACTAAGTTTTCAAGATGTTAGGTTATGGGGAGGAGAAATTGTTAACGGTTCCTCCGACCAAAAATTTGGTGTGATTCCTAACTCTGGGAACCTAATTGATACCTCCAAACAAAGAGAAGTTGCTATCAACAATTATACGGGTTTCAGAGAAGCATTTTTAGATTTAAAAACAACAAACCAAATGTTTAGAGTGAGGACAGGTCGCCAAATTTTAGATTACGGAGATGGTCGTATCTTAGGATCACGTAACGATAGTTTGAATGGAAATTCATTTGATGCCATTCGATCGACTATTACAGTACAAAAACATAGTTTAGATTTTTTTGGAGCCATCATTGGATCGGAAAATAATTCGAATAGTATGGTATCAAATAATTCTACTCGAGTGGGTGGAGTAGGAAATGCCTCTTATTATGGAGCCCATTACGGATTCAAACCTTGGGAATGGTTGGGCATCGAAGTTTATAACTTCACTCTTTATAAACAAAAACTAAAAGCCACCAATACTACAGCCAACTATGGATCTGATATTTATTACCGAGGCCCAGACCAATTGAATACTTCTGGTTTTCGCCTCACCAATCGCACCAAAGGAAATATGATTACAAGTGAAACTGGAATTGACTGGATGGTAGAAGCAGCTTGGCAAACAGGATTTACCGGCGAACGATCTTCTCCTACTTGGATCAACCAAACAGGGGCATTAACCACCGATAAAAAAACAGGAGAACCACCTCCTCATTCTTCCCCTGTCCAATACAAAGCAAATATTGTTGCGGTACAACTTGGATATACACCGGTAAAAGAATTTCGGATTGGAATCCAATATGTCCAAGCTTCGGGAGATCCCAATCGAAATGATGGGAGTGTGGCAACTTACAATCCACTTTTTGCTACCAGAAGGATGGCGGGCGGAGGATTACCTTTTGCGGGAAATGGAAATTCAGGATTGGTTTTTTGGCAGAATATCAAAGATTATTCCATCCATATCAAATATGAATCATCAAAATGGGGAACTTTTATTATAAACCCTCACTGGTATTATAAAGTAAAACTCCAAGATGGATATTACGATAACAACAACTATGTGGCGGGTAGTAAAGCCACGGGAGAAACTGCATCCACAGAAGATTATTTTAATACGGAGGCCTACAATCCCAATAGACCAAAACTAGGAAGACATGTTGCAACAGAAATCAATTTCATTTATATTGTCACTCCCTTTGAAAATGTTTCTTTTTGGTTTGGTGCCAGTTCCCTGTATGCGGGTGATGCCATTCGCAATCAAAAAAACAATCCTTACGAAACAGATCCTTACCATAGATATGATTTCAAACCAAACTCGAGTTATTTTACATTGCAAAGTGTATTTGCTATTTAA
- a CDS encoding TetR/AcrR family transcriptional regulator, with protein MHKKKKQKTSITKLFKKGKKRKTLSKEVVLEAAIGLADEFGIEELSMRNLALSLSVEAMSLYNHVKNKDELLDNMVDFVISKINLPKIGGDWKSEMKKRAKSAREILILHPWVTLLVVSRMNVGEAMLAYFDRSLGCLHSAGFSLQAADHIINTIDSHVYGYVLQELNFPIEPENYAKKAEGFLPALEVSPFLHLTNLTKEVVSGKYNGLHDFEFGLNLILDGLGRLREPIN; from the coding sequence GTGCATAAAAAGAAGAAACAAAAGACGAGTATAACGAAACTTTTTAAGAAAGGAAAAAAAAGAAAAACCCTCTCGAAAGAAGTTGTTTTGGAAGCGGCGATTGGACTTGCCGATGAGTTTGGAATCGAAGAATTGTCCATGAGAAACTTAGCATTGAGTTTGAGTGTGGAAGCAATGTCTTTGTACAACCATGTAAAAAATAAAGATGAACTCCTCGACAACATGGTTGATTTTGTGATTTCAAAGATCAACTTACCGAAGATAGGTGGTGATTGGAAGTCGGAAATGAAAAAAAGGGCCAAGTCTGCCCGTGAGATTTTGATTTTACATCCTTGGGTGACTTTACTTGTTGTTTCTCGAATGAATGTTGGTGAAGCTATGTTGGCCTATTTCGATAGATCACTGGGGTGTTTACATTCGGCTGGATTTAGTTTACAAGCGGCTGATCACATCATCAATACAATTGATAGTCATGTTTATGGTTATGTGTTACAAGAACTGAATTTCCCTATTGAACCAGAAAATTATGCAAAAAAAGCAGAAGGTTTTTTGCCTGCATTGGAGGTTAGTCCCTTTTTGCATCTAACCAATTTAACCAAAGAAGTAGTTTCTGGAAAATACAACGGATTACATGACTTTGAGTTTGGTTTAAATTTGATTTTGGATGGATTGGGTAGGCTTCGCGAACCGATAAATTAG
- a CDS encoding DUF1415 domain-containing protein, with protein MPQETPKDTEDTILHETKEWILKAVIGLNLCPFAKPTFHSNTIRYTISQSKNTKDLLSDLKSELLFLKESDPKTTETSLLIHPYVLGDFLDQNDFLDDADLLLNQLELEGIIQIANFHPEFQFAGKKKNDITNFVGRSPYQTLHLLREDNITRIVDSHPDIDSIFKNNRKKLKALGHEGWKNLGLPS; from the coding sequence ATGCCCCAAGAAACACCAAAAGATACCGAAGATACCATTCTCCATGAAACCAAAGAATGGATATTGAAAGCTGTGATCGGTTTAAATCTTTGCCCTTTTGCAAAACCAACCTTTCATTCGAATACAATCCGTTATACGATTAGCCAATCAAAAAATACAAAAGATCTACTTTCTGATTTAAAATCTGAATTATTATTTTTAAAAGAATCAGATCCAAAAACTACCGAAACTTCCTTACTCATCCATCCTTATGTTTTAGGTGATTTTTTAGACCAAAATGATTTTTTAGATGATGCGGATTTACTTTTAAACCAATTAGAGTTAGAAGGAATCATCCAGATTGCGAACTTCCATCCCGAATTCCAATTCGCAGGCAAAAAGAAAAACGACATAACTAACTTCGTAGGTAGATCTCCATATCAAACATTACATTTGTTACGCGAAGATAACATCACTCGAATTGTTGATTCTCACCCCGATATTGACAGCATTTTCAAAAACAATCGAAAAAAATTAAAAGCTTTAGGCCACGAAGGTTGGAAAAACCTTGGATTACCTTCTTAA
- the trhA gene encoding PAQR family membrane homeostasis protein TrhA, whose product MKAKKSKSQPRKKSTIAKKKSKKRSTVSKQKKTQQLSVHESVLSSDSKPNHSITELIDTIHEYSIGHEIANAVTHGIGGGLSIAGLSLLLTMAVLYGNVWHVVSSAIYGATLIILYLASTLYHGIYHTATKRIFKVIDHASIYLLIAGTYTPFTLVSLREHSEWGWTLFLIIWALAFIGVLLLLLFPGKYSGARVVVYILMGWLAIFVVKDIRAAIGMRGISWLVAGGLSYTVGVIFYLWDSLPFNHAIWHLFVLSGSLCHFFAILFYVLPPIPN is encoded by the coding sequence ATGAAAGCGAAAAAGTCTAAGTCGCAGCCGCGAAAAAAATCAACAATAGCCAAAAAAAAATCAAAGAAAAGAAGTACAGTCTCCAAACAAAAGAAAACTCAGCAACTTAGTGTTCATGAGTCTGTTCTTTCTTCTGACTCCAAACCAAATCATTCTATCACCGAACTGATCGATACCATTCACGAATATTCGATTGGTCATGAAATTGCCAATGCTGTCACACATGGAATTGGCGGGGGCCTAAGTATCGCAGGTTTGTCTCTCCTTTTAACCATGGCAGTCCTTTATGGGAATGTATGGCATGTAGTCAGTTCCGCCATTTACGGAGCCACCCTGATCATTTTGTATCTTGCATCCACCTTATACCATGGTATTTATCATACGGCCACAAAACGTATCTTTAAAGTAATTGATCATGCCTCTATTTATTTACTCATTGCGGGAACTTATACTCCATTTACGCTTGTTAGTTTGCGTGAACATTCCGAATGGGGATGGACACTTTTTCTAATCATTTGGGCCCTTGCTTTCATTGGAGTTTTGTTATTACTTCTGTTTCCTGGAAAATATAGTGGGGCCCGGGTTGTGGTTTATATCCTTATGGGTTGGCTTGCCATTTTTGTTGTCAAAGACATTCGAGCCGCCATTGGTATGAGAGGCATATCTTGGTTAGTTGCCGGTGGTCTCAGTTATACCGTTGGTGTGATTTTTTATTTATGGGATAGTTTACCTTTTAACCATGCAATCTGGCATTTATTTGTTTTATCTGGAAGTCTTTGTCATTTTTTTGCAATTTTGTTTTATGTCCTACCTCCGATCCCAAATTAA
- the eboE gene encoding metabolite traffic protein EboE, translated as METKYGHLTYCSNIHPGETWKDHFYQLKENLPNIRKKISPNAEMGLGLRLANEASVELLNPKVLEEFQTWLKKEGYYVFLINGFPYGNFHGTTVKESVYNPDWATKERLEYTIRLFSILSKLLPLGMEGGVSTPPLSYQFFDSTNSDLNKRISLATENIINILIHLIQIQIETGKTLHLDIEPEPDGILGNVKLFVDWYLDLFLPLAIPKVKNQFGFSGEDAEEKIKNHIRICLDICHSAVSFEDNQAVVNLLLKNSIRVGRIQISSALKINFDHKIEEKLNLLSNFDEPTYLHQVVAKKPSSEIISYRDLPAALQSKVEPNEEWRIHFHVPVFLDSYGLVSSTRKEILDLLELQKKNLFTNALEIETYTWGVLPKELQIPMADSIVRELDWVLSVLETES; from the coding sequence ATGGAAACTAAATATGGTCACCTAACATATTGTTCCAATATCCATCCTGGCGAAACTTGGAAAGATCATTTTTACCAACTAAAAGAAAACCTTCCCAATATTCGGAAAAAAATATCACCAAATGCAGAAATGGGTTTAGGGCTTCGATTGGCAAATGAGGCCTCGGTAGAACTATTAAATCCAAAAGTTTTGGAAGAATTTCAAACTTGGTTAAAAAAAGAAGGATATTATGTTTTTTTAATCAACGGGTTTCCTTATGGAAATTTCCATGGAACCACTGTTAAAGAAAGTGTATACAATCCTGATTGGGCGACAAAAGAACGCCTTGAGTATACCATTCGTTTGTTTTCTATTTTGTCTAAGTTACTCCCTTTGGGGATGGAAGGAGGTGTGTCAACCCCACCTCTGTCCTATCAGTTTTTTGATTCTACAAATTCAGATTTAAACAAACGTATCTCTCTGGCCACTGAAAACATTATTAATATTCTAATACATCTCATTCAAATCCAAATAGAAACTGGGAAAACCTTACACCTAGACATAGAACCAGAACCTGATGGAATTCTAGGTAATGTGAAACTTTTTGTGGATTGGTATTTGGATTTATTTTTGCCACTGGCCATTCCAAAAGTAAAAAACCAGTTCGGATTTTCCGGAGAAGATGCGGAAGAAAAAATCAAAAATCATATCAGGATTTGTTTAGATATTTGCCATTCGGCTGTAAGTTTCGAAGATAACCAAGCGGTTGTTAATCTTTTGTTAAAAAATTCCATTCGAGTCGGTCGAATCCAAATTAGTTCGGCTTTGAAGATAAATTTTGACCATAAAATCGAAGAGAAACTAAATTTATTATCTAACTTTGATGAACCAACGTATCTCCATCAAGTTGTCGCAAAAAAACCTTCTTCGGAAATTATTTCGTATCGTGATTTACCCGCGGCATTACAAAGTAAGGTGGAACCAAATGAAGAATGGAGAATCCATTTTCATGTTCCAGTATTTTTGGATTCGTACGGACTTGTATCTTCCACAAGAAAAGAAATTTTAGATCTTTTGGAATTACAGAAAAAAAATCTTTTTACCAATGCTTTAGAAATAGAAACTTACACCTGGGGAGTTTTGCCTAAAGAATTACAAATCCCAATGGCAGAC
- the eboC gene encoding UbiA-like protein EboC (EboC, a homolog the polyprenyltransferase UbiA, belongs to system of proteins involved in the trafficking of precursor metabolites to an extracytoplasmic compartment so that the biosynthesis of certain natural products, such as scytonemin, can be completed.) produces the protein MNLRAYFTLLRPANVVTAVADILAGMAIVGFVWKNNTPVFLLLSTICLYGGGVVLNDYFDTNIDTKERPERPIPSGKVSRTSALILGSILLCFGVGFAFFYQIQSGWIAFVIVLLILTYNRFAKHSSIFGPIVMGMCRGGNLILGMSLVADLTVSNLAFSFFPILYIAAITMISRDEVHGGKKTPLVFAGIFYLTVFLFLSLISYRLGNLSFSIPFVILHSGMIFPPLFKAYKNPIGPNIGKAVKAGVISLILLDACFVASFGFFSLAILVLFLLPISILLSKYFSVT, from the coding sequence ATGAATCTGAGAGCCTATTTTACTTTACTCAGACCAGCTAACGTAGTCACTGCGGTGGCTGATATTCTGGCAGGGATGGCAATTGTTGGTTTTGTTTGGAAAAACAACACTCCCGTCTTTTTACTTCTTTCCACCATTTGTTTGTATGGTGGTGGTGTTGTTTTGAATGACTATTTTGATACAAACATTGATACAAAAGAAAGACCAGAACGTCCCATTCCCAGTGGGAAGGTATCTAGAACTTCAGCCCTAATTTTGGGAAGTATTCTTCTCTGTTTTGGTGTTGGTTTTGCTTTTTTCTATCAAATTCAAAGTGGATGGATTGCTTTTGTAATTGTTTTGTTAATTCTTACTTACAATCGTTTTGCGAAGCATAGTTCGATTTTTGGTCCCATTGTTATGGGCATGTGTAGGGGAGGGAATTTGATTTTAGGGATGAGTTTGGTTGCGGATTTAACCGTATCAAACCTGGCTTTTTCTTTTTTCCCGATCCTTTACATTGCAGCCATTACAATGATTAGCCGAGATGAAGTGCATGGCGGTAAAAAAACACCTTTGGTATTTGCTGGAATCTTTTATCTAACTGTTTTTTTATTTTTATCTTTGATTTCGTATCGATTAGGGAATTTGTCTTTTAGTATCCCTTTTGTTATTTTACATTCAGGAATGATTTTTCCTCCGCTTTTTAAAGCCTACAAAAATCCCATTGGGCCAAATATTGGTAAGGCGGTGAAGGCAGGTGTGATTTCACTCATCCTTCTCGATGCTTGTTTTGTTGCTAGTTTTGGTTTTTTTTCTTTGGCAATTCTTGTCCTCTTTTTGTTACCAATTTCCATACTTTTGTCTAAATATTTTTCTGTTACTTAG
- a CDS encoding 3-dehydroquinate synthase has protein sequence MIEDFFPPLFSEFQVPYRYTVQFTKGIFDSNNSCLSDFFLSEKKEGNIKKALVVIDQGLVSHHPNLVFEIRSYFQKLKSCIQLTDDIMVIPGGEDCKNDPKLWESLVNAVDLYGIDRHSYIISVGGGAILDLVGYAAAVSHRGIRLVRIPTTVLSQNDSGVGVKNGINFQGKKNFLGSFAPPVAVFNDLLFLESLDDRDWRSGMAEAIKVALIKDKDFFLWIEANAEALRNRNLDKMFYLVHTCAKLHMDHIAKGDPFEFGSSRPLDFGHWAAHKLEYLTEFSLRHGEAVAIGMALDTEYSFQSFLLSEEDKNRIHSLLKTIGFTLYHSKLSEGNKKNLYLGLQEFREHLGGRLTIMLLSGIGLSKEVHEIDFDALVRSVDFLEKFDGN, from the coding sequence ATGATAGAAGATTTTTTTCCTCCACTTTTTTCTGAATTCCAAGTTCCCTATCGTTATACAGTCCAGTTCACCAAGGGAATTTTTGATTCTAACAATTCTTGTTTATCCGATTTTTTTCTCTCCGAAAAAAAAGAAGGAAACATTAAGAAAGCTTTAGTTGTTATTGACCAAGGTTTGGTTTCGCACCATCCCAACCTAGTTTTTGAAATTCGATCTTATTTTCAAAAATTGAAGTCATGTATCCAACTAACGGATGATATAATGGTAATCCCCGGTGGTGAAGATTGCAAAAACGATCCAAAACTTTGGGAATCACTCGTAAATGCTGTTGATTTGTATGGAATCGATCGTCACTCCTATATCATTTCCGTTGGAGGAGGGGCCATCCTTGATTTGGTTGGATACGCTGCGGCAGTTTCGCATAGAGGGATTCGTTTGGTTCGGATTCCGACAACTGTCCTTTCTCAAAATGATTCTGGTGTGGGTGTTAAAAATGGAATCAATTTTCAAGGTAAAAAGAACTTTTTAGGGAGTTTTGCACCACCGGTTGCCGTGTTTAACGATCTTTTATTTTTAGAAAGTTTGGATGATCGCGATTGGCGTTCTGGAATGGCAGAGGCAATTAAAGTAGCACTCATCAAGGATAAAGATTTTTTTCTTTGGATAGAGGCCAATGCCGAGGCACTTCGCAATCGTAATTTAGATAAGATGTTTTATTTGGTTCATACCTGCGCCAAATTACATATGGATCATATTGCAAAAGGAGATCCATTTGAGTTTGGATCTTCCAGACCGCTTGATTTCGGACATTGGGCAGCCCATAAACTAGAATACCTCACTGAGTTTTCTTTACGTCATGGCGAAGCAGTTGCGATCGGTATGGCTTTAGATACTGAATATTCCTTCCAAAGTTTTCTTTTATCAGAAGAAGATAAAAATCGAATTCATTCCCTTTTGAAAACAATTGGATTTACTTTGTATCATTCTAAATTATCAGAAGGAAACAAAAAAAATCTGTATTTAGGGTTACAGGAGTTTAGAGAACATTTGGGAGGAAGGCTCACCATAATGTTGTTATCTGGGATTGGTCTCTCTAAGGAAGTCCATGAAATAGACTTTGATGCCCTTGTTCGTTCTGTTGATTTTTTGGAAAAGTTTGATGGAAACTAA
- a CDS encoding NAD(P)-dependent alcohol dehydrogenase, with amino-acid sequence MKVITCRKYGAPEELQLEEWEIPSPKENEIRIKNYKTSVNSGDWRIRKPDPELARLYFGLTKLKQPVLGTSVSGIVDAVGKNVTKFKVGDRIFGSTGMKMGAYAEFVCIPESAVITILPKEISFSEGAALPFGSLTALDFIQKCKIKENQTIIIYGASSSVGTSAIQLANYFGAKVTAVCSKGNFKLVESLGAKSVMDYEEFHSESHQKTYDIVFECVGKSTIKSNLKVLSKGGVLALVAALFKEMFQGGLLSLTKGIKVKFGPIAETLENLELLTKLTQEGKLRVVIDRSYPLEKMAEAHQYVEAGHKKGNVVIDILD; translated from the coding sequence TTGAAAGTCATCACTTGTAGAAAATACGGAGCCCCCGAAGAACTCCAATTGGAAGAATGGGAAATCCCTTCCCCAAAAGAGAATGAAATTAGAATCAAAAATTATAAAACTTCAGTGAATTCGGGAGACTGGCGCATCCGAAAACCAGACCCTGAACTGGCCCGTTTGTATTTTGGACTTACCAAACTAAAACAACCTGTCCTCGGAACTTCAGTTTCCGGAATAGTGGATGCAGTTGGAAAAAATGTAACAAAATTTAAAGTGGGTGATCGAATATTTGGTTCAACGGGAATGAAAATGGGAGCCTATGCCGAATTTGTTTGTATTCCAGAATCCGCTGTGATCACAATCCTTCCCAAAGAAATTTCCTTTTCCGAAGGAGCTGCCTTACCTTTCGGAAGTTTGACTGCTCTCGACTTCATTCAAAAATGTAAAATTAAAGAAAACCAAACTATAATCATTTATGGTGCATCCAGTTCTGTGGGAACTTCCGCCATCCAATTGGCAAACTATTTTGGAGCAAAGGTAACAGCCGTTTGCAGCAAAGGTAATTTTAAATTGGTAGAATCACTTGGAGCCAAATCTGTAATGGACTACGAAGAGTTCCATTCGGAATCTCATCAAAAAACTTATGACATTGTTTTTGAATGTGTTGGTAAGTCTACAATCAAATCCAATTTAAAAGTTCTGTCCAAAGGTGGAGTTTTGGCATTAGTAGCAGCCTTGTTTAAAGAAATGTTCCAAGGTGGTTTGTTATCTCTTACAAAAGGAATTAAAGTTAAGTTTGGACCAATCGCAGAAACCTTAGAAAATTTGGAACTACTTACGAAATTAACCCAAGAAGGAAAATTGAGAGTCGTCATCGATAGGTCTTATCCATTGGAAAAAATGGCGGAGGCTCATCAGTACGTAGAGGCTGGTCATAAAAAAGGAAATGTAGTGATTGATATCTTAGACTAA